The Dendropsophus ebraccatus isolate aDenEbr1 chromosome 6, aDenEbr1.pat, whole genome shotgun sequence nucleotide sequence GAGCGAGAGATGCGAATCTGTAATAACATTTCGGTCAATAAAAAAAGCATTATGAACATGCAAATCAATGGTTGTACGACTGTATAGAAAACACCACCACTGATTCAATCTGTGAAATGTACCTCATCAGCTCTATTTTCACCATTTTCAGAGGGAGCAGTACCTTCCTTTCCAGCTTCTTGTTTTTCTTCCTTCTTCCCTTTAGCACCTTTGTTGCCCTTTGTTCCTGGCTCCTTCTTTGTGAAagtaagagagaaaaaaaaagaagtaaaaactcAATTTCCGTATATTACAATAATGAAAAGGTCTACAAATGGATTAAATGGTTATTCCAATCTAAGGACCCATTCACCCTACGGAATCGGTGCAGAGATTCCTTAGTGTAAACGGGCCCTTAGCAAACAAAGCAGTATTTATTGTACATCATTCTGCGCTCAATACTGAATCAAGACCCATTGGGATCTTGCTCACCTGTTACCAAGGTCCTTCTCTCCTGATTACTTAGTTTGGTGGTTTGGTGAGCACTAAATGGAGTACTCTTGGTTTCAAACTTTatccattaaaaaaattattgagGCCACTGTGTTCTTGGGAACATTAAGTGTAGCAGCAATGTTTTTGAACCCTTCTCCAAATCTGTTACTcaacacaatcctgtctctaagAGTTTATGCGAACACTACAGAATTAGGCGAGGACTTTCATGCAGAGTCTGTGCGGCGGGTTGCTCTTGATGCTCCGCCTCTCCCCATGTGATTTCTTAAGCACAATGCGCAATCCCCCCGATGAATTGAGATTttaaattctttgggcagatcgCTCTTGAGAACTTTGCATACAGGGCAATATAGAACAGAGAATACAAATAACTAAGCAGAATATAGATGATTACCTTGGCTGCAGCTTTTTTTGGTTTGGCTTCAGTTTTAGGAGGGGCAGGTTTCTATAAAAACAAGAATATATTTAAGTAAAATGTACGCTATGGAATCATCACAGTGCAGTGGTCACATAAAAATAATCTCTTATAGGACAACCATTGTAGGTTGAAAATACGGCAACTTAACACCATAACTCTAGTAACTGTCTCCAAAGTCCCAAAATGAAGATTAAGGACAATAAGCACAAAACTAATAGAGCTAAACCAAAACCTAGGTACTgtacacaaagtaaaataaaaatagataaataaaaaatgtaaacacactacatatgagctccTCATGGGTTCAAAGATGTCTGTTAGggtaattaaagtgacactgtatccaccaacccactccCCCAACCGCTGGTACCGTCCATTTAATGGCAATAAGTTCTTcccggtcgtgtcttttaaaatgtgcccaatGCCTTATTAaggggaaaattttttttttttttaaatctgcagcaGTCAATatggtgtggcctacagtgtctgtgccctaggcctattacgcctctgctttcttcctcatcattagaaacgcccctgggcaggatttctcctattcatcacttgtctaaacagtgtaACGATCTGAAGAGGCACATGTGTACCGTTTAGACAcgcaatgaataggagaaatcctgccaggaacgttcctaatgatgaggaggtagGGTAGGAAGAAAGGGGAGGCGtctcaggcctagggcacaggcacTATAGGACACGCCACATTGACTACTGCAGATTGAAAGATAATTTTTTTACCCTAAGCAAGGCACAGAGAGTATTATAAATGACcgggaaggacttactctcatcaaacagatggtactgGTTGGCTGGGTGGTGGGTACAGTGTCGTTTTAATAAAGAATGTCTCTAAATGGCATAAGCCGAGTTAATGGGGCCATGTAGAAACCTTCAGCCTATGCTCCGAAAGCTTTCCCACCACATTTGCTAAGCTTGGTTTCCAAACAAAGGATAGACAGAGATTTTTTGCcctataattgtcctgtgtaaaaggcctttcatttttttaactaaTTTCCAACAATTTAAGCGTGTACTGggcagagattttaatgtaaaatattGAAAATAAATACTTACTGCTGACAATCTTGCTGATCTTCTAGttggctaaaaaaataaaaaaagcataaaTCTGTATTATTTCAATAATTCCATTAAAAAACTTATCACAATGGTTTATATTTGACTAATTCATAGTAAAAGTGGTTATATTAAAAGGTGTATTATGGCGAAAaacatttgtcattttttttcttttaattctttaataaaatatataacttaATTAACAAAAATttatacacccacacacacacacacacgcgcacacacacacacatccctggaCCTGACAATGTTATATATCACTAGTGAGACTGAGCATACCCTGATGTCTAGTCTAATACAAGTGAGCATTACAACAGAtcattggtgcgtttacacagacagatttatctgacagatttttgaagccaaagccagaaatggatttggaaagaggagaaatctcagtctttcctttatggcctgttctctgtttatagtctgttcctggctttggcttcaaaaatctgtcagataaatccctcagtgtaaacgcaccattacacttaGGGAAGCTGTCTGTCTGTAACGCTGCAAATGTGGCACCTTTTAGCAGAATAAGCGCGGTGGATGACCTTTATCCCTGATCGCTTTACTACAATGTGCGGAAGCTGcgacactactgacacagacagcttcccagTGTGTAAATGTTTATTCTAGCGCTAACATGCATTAGAACAAACATCAGGCAAGGCACAGCAGTGCTAGTGATGTGTAACTGTACTGGGACCCTGCAGTTTCCAACACAGCCATTGATGGCAGCACAAAGACAATATTGCTCTCCTCTGCTACtggtcaatgtaaaaaaaaaaaagacaaagaaaaaacacttacacacacacacacattttctttaaaggggttatctaggcttagaaaatCATGGCCGCTTTTTTCATGTTCAATTTAATTTATGTAAATgtagatgaattgtaataccacacacagcctgaggacaggtgtggtgctgtttttgcttgttgtgttttttttattattccgaataacccttttaataaagCTATTTAAAAAAGGATAACTtaattaaagaaatgtaaaaataaaaattgacagAATACCCCTTTGGAAAACTCTTTAATCAAGGCAAATTGAGGTGGAAGATATCTGTTACCAAATTCCCAGGTAAGAAAATAGGCTTACCTCCTGCTTGGTTACTTTGCCAGCATCCTTGGCTTCAGCACCTTCTGGAGACTGCAATACAAGAACATCAAAGATTTAGACTTTTTtccaataaacatattacattcgTAGTTTAGCTTGGACCTCCACCGAACCCGGGAAAAGTGACTAAATTGTCCCCAGAATGAATGCAGAACACCATGCAGGTGTAGTCAGCACTCAattcattttgatggtgtgtgaacatagctgtatacTACAATGTGGACCACACCAGGCTCATAcactttatggctgggttcacactatgtatatttgaggctgtatttgtgaggctgtatagcaaccaaaaccaggagtggattgaaaacacagaaaggctatgttcacataatgttgtaattgagtggatggccgtcatttaatggcaaatttttgctgttattttaaaacaacggctgttatattgaaataatggcagttatttaccgttatatgacggccatccactcaatttcaacattgtgtgaacagagcctttctgtgttttcaatccactcctggttttggttgctatgaggacctgacatgaggaccaaatactgcctgaagtatacagtgtgtgaacccagccttaagcagtAAACACTAGTACTAGTAACTACGTTCAGTTTCCAAACATCCAATTTTGTGCATGGGTAAAGGCGTGGACCCTGTAACGTAGCGCTGGGACAGAGCTATGCTGAGTAAGATCTGGCTTTTTCATTACTTTTCATCAACATCATCATAATAATtatatttagggatggtccgaacccgccgaggttcggatgaacccgaacgctcggcatcggattcgtccgaaccccgtccgaaccatccctaattatatttaattattattcTGTTATTGAATATCATGGAAATATCAAAAAATAAACAACATGAAAAATTCTAAAGATAACATGCATCACTTTGTGGTCAGtcagttttctttcttttttgctaTATTGTGATATTGCGATTGCAGCGCTCCGGAGGGTGTTGGTGCTCCTGTGCATTTAAAGTTTATACAGTGTGGGACTATTGATATTATTTCTATGTTAGTCTCTGTTCATGCCatattatatatgctatatattgTTTAGTGCTAGTCATCCTAGGAGATTGAAAAAACCTTTACATACTTCTGCATGGGGCTGTAATACAGCATGGGCACCACGCCCTTATTTTATCTCAATTGCTTTATTCAAATACATTGCTGTATTCAACATTTTGCTGGTTGTCTTCTCTGCCGTCACATATTTATTTGCCTTGCTTTTTCATATCGGAGACCAAGGCCCATCAGTCTTATTTAGCTGTTAACGATGGATTCATATAGATTGAATTATTTCTTCAAGAACTAAGTTTAATTTTGAGAAATAAAAACCCTTGTGGATTTGTCAATGTACCACGAAAAAGAAGCTGGCATGTGCCATGGTTATCCTACCGTCTGGGACGGCTAAGGACACCTCGCATGCTTGTCCGTCTGTTACGATAGAAGGAAGTAGTTGGTTACCGGCAGCTGTGCAATAACAGAACTAAGTTCTAAAGAAAGCTATGAGTAAGGctaggtaaaaataagggcaaatagcggctgttgttgcaaaacaacaggtGTTATTAATGAGAATGATCATAAGTAGCGGCCGTTGTTTTGCAACACCGGGCGTTACTTCTTCTTAATTTTACATCTCACATGTGGTCTAAAATCTGTGCCCAGCTCACAATGTCTCTTAGCATCAGCCGCTTTTGAGCCACGTGGCGTGTTAAACCATATGCCTCGGACGTGACTCAAATTAACGTCCACTTTTCACACCTGTCCCTACAACGGTATTAATAAATCTTTCCTATTGTGCATTAAGAATTAAGAGGCTAAGGAACTTACCATTTGGCTCTTTTGTCTTGTCACACAGCCAGCCTTCTGAACACACAACGTACGTATGTTTAAATCACTGTACTACGCGCCAGGAGAATATTATATCATTGGATATATAAGCAAAAAAAGCAACTGCTTGCAATCCAAAACTATAAAGGCCAAAAGCAGATGCTAAAAGTTGCCTACACTTCAGCTGTTTTTAAGCATGTGCTGAAAATGTTGCCATCCCATAAAACAATGAAAAGAATATGGTATACAACGAACAATCACACACTCAGCTAGCTGGAAAAGCCCAGAGCTGGATCCTTTGTTTCAATTGACTATTTAAAGAGTAAAAAGGAATATACCTGAAAGTGTGAATGCTACACGTGACTCTACTTTGGTATGTGCCAACTCACAAGTGAtgccttattttttattttatttttttacacagaagTGGGTAGAAATAACCTTGATATGATTACGACATACAGTAATTTAGATGAATAACAAATTATCAGAAGCCGTTACATTACTAATATAACATAAAAACTAACTACAACTATTAGTGAAATGGCAATTATACATGTGACATGCTGACACGGTCTCTAACAGCTACTAGAGGTTGGGAGTCCCCTACGTGTCAACCTGTGGTGCTCCAAAAAAAGTATTccaaaaacatagaaaaacaatGTATGAAAGAGGGTAATGCACAACCACAAATCCAATGCAAAAATGGTGAGGCTAGATCGGTAGAATTCGGACCACCTCATTGATCTGGAGAACAAGGGATCTGTGTATCTTGTGTAAATGAGGCGTCTGTCCAGCGTGTCCACTGCCCCATCATTCAAAGTCTATGCAAGTGAGTGATGTCACCAAATACAGGGCACAAGGTCTAATGCTAATAATTGCAACTGTAGAACACAATCCGTTTACGTCGTCTTTATTTACTAACAATAAGAAAAATCTGAAAAAGAATCAGTCAAAATACTGATACATGTCCATCTGGAAGGTTTGAGCAGTCTAAAGAAGGTCAACCGAACGTGTGAGATACAGTTTCCCTGTACTATCACTTAACACGGAGCATGTGCTACCGACAGCCGAtaggtaaaggggttgtcctgtgaaaatctttttctttcaaatcaactggtgttagaaagttagatttgtaatttacttccattaaaaaatctcaagtcttctcatacttattagccgCTGTATGCTTGGATTTATTATGCTTGGGTTTATTTTAATGCCGGGTACATAGTTGGCTATTGAGTACGTTCGGGTCACTTCCTTAGCACTTTTCCTAGTTTTGACTTGTACTGAAAAGCGTAATTTGCATcactttttaggctgggttcacactacgtatatttctcctcatattgcaaccaaaaccaggagtggattgaaaacacagaaaggatctgttcatacaatgttgaaattgagtggatggccgccatataacagtaaataacggccattatttcaatacaacagccgttgttttaaaataccagcaaatatttgccattaaatgacggccatccactcaatttcaacattgtgtgaacagatcctttctgtgttttcaatccactcctggtttgggttgcaagcAACGTAGATGGGCCTGATGTAAATATTCCCAGAAGCAGTCTTTGCGAATACATTAACGCGCATCGGGCCCATCTGCGCTATAAAATGGCATTTCAGACATATAATAAATGTCAGGGAGTAGAGGAAAGCCGTATTTATCAGTATTCTAGGTGGTTGGCAGGTCGTGCTTTAAAATGCTAGCTTTAAACTAGCTGgctaaagaaaatattaaatatatGAAAATAGTTTTATGCTTTGAACCTTAAAATCCAAAAGGTAAAATAAAGCCTGCAATAGGTAGCGATGGATTTTAGGCACAAAAATAAAAGGGTGACAGACGTTATGGCCTGAGGTTCAAACAGTCTGGTTAACAAAAGAGAGCATTTCATCTCTTCTCTAGCACGTGTGCCAACTGTTCAGTGTCAAATTGTTAGATTTTCAAAGACCACTTAAATATGTTTCAATGAGTACGCTGCGGCAAAGCTATTCAAAAACACAActtggggaatttttttttaattgcaaatcTAGTTAAACAATGTAGATTAGTTAAGAACTGTTAAAGGCCGTATGCCTAAGTTTCTAAGTGCCTAGAATACGTTGGAAACAATAATATGTGCGAGTTTCATCTTTTAACCACTGTAATACAGGAGTACATTACAGGTGTCCGATTATGAAAAATTATCAGAATACATTTTatggtataaagtaaaaaaaacaagaaagacttaaagtgatactgtgacCTGTGTTTTCATGGGTGACGCTCGCACTAGTAGCATTCACTGCCATTGAGTCCCCTCTTTCCGGTGATGTTATCCTGTAATTGGGTTGGCGGCCCGATTGTAGTGAAACATGCGCCAAACCGaggcagagagaggggggggggggggctcaacaGGAGAGAATCCCGCCTTGGGGACATCATGGTGGCAATAATGTTTAAAACCATTTTTCTGCAAACGACACTAACAAAGGTAAGTGTGCAATGTGCAGTATCATGGGTGACTGATCTAAAATTTTAAATATGTTTAGGGAAACCAATCAGAACATTTGTGCTGATTAAGCTCCCAGGGAAGGTGTACAGATCTTGTAGACAGGTCTCCTACCAAGCCGGGTCTTGCTTGCTCGGTAGCTTTATATTTCGTTAGAACGTTGCTTTATTCCAGCATGTGGTGCAGAGGGAAAGCCATGAACTATCTGGGCagtgactagtcactgctctctgcctgtcagcatgctctgtggggatga carries:
- the HMGN3 gene encoding high mobility group nucleosome-binding domain-containing protein 3 isoform X1, whose amino-acid sequence is MPKRKSPEGAEAKDAGKVTKQEPTRRSARLSAKPAPPKTEAKPKKAAAKKEPGTKGNKGAKGKKEEKQEAGKEGTAPSENGENRADEIRISRSTVNVSTSRGAMPSTLSIKGQIETVKVKGTVDR
- the HMGN3 gene encoding high mobility group nucleosome-binding domain-containing protein 3 isoform X3; its protein translation is MPKRKSPEGAEAKDAGKVTKQEPTRRSARLSAKPAPPKTEAKPKKAAAKKEPGTKGNKGAKGKKEEKQEAGKEGTAPSENGENRADEAQKTEVVDDKE
- the HMGN3 gene encoding high mobility group nucleosome-binding domain-containing protein 3 isoform X2 → MPKRKSPEGAEAKDAGKVTKQEPTRRSARLSAKPAPPKTEAKPKKAAAKEPGTKGNKGAKGKKEEKQEAGKEGTAPSENGENRADEIRISRSTVNVSTSRGAMPSTLSIKGQIETVKVKGTVDR
- the HMGN3 gene encoding high mobility group nucleosome-binding domain-containing protein 3 isoform X4, which codes for MPKRKSPEGAEAKDAGKVTKQEPTRRSARLSAKPAPPKTEAKPKKAAAKEPGTKGNKGAKGKKEEKQEAGKEGTAPSENGENRADEAQKTEVVDDKE